In Zunongwangia profunda SM-A87, the following proteins share a genomic window:
- a CDS encoding NUDIX domain-containing protein: MRAEIAVTVDNVILCQVEEKFKLVLVKRKNEPFKDKWALPGGFVEQEEELSEAAKRELQEETGLVVEKNEQIGTFGKPGRDPRGRTISIVYLSLIHCQEQLHGNDDAAQAEWFEIDNLPELAFDHSEIVKTAYQYL; the protein is encoded by the coding sequence ATGAGAGCAGAGATAGCAGTAACAGTTGATAATGTAATATTGTGCCAAGTAGAGGAAAAATTTAAGCTTGTGCTGGTAAAACGGAAGAATGAGCCTTTTAAAGACAAATGGGCGTTACCTGGTGGATTTGTAGAGCAGGAGGAAGAACTATCCGAAGCTGCGAAAAGAGAACTACAGGAAGAAACCGGTTTAGTCGTTGAAAAAAATGAACAAATAGGCACCTTTGGAAAACCGGGAAGGGATCCTAGGGGGCGCACTATTTCTATAGTGTATCTAAGCTTGATTCATTGCCAAGAGCAACTCCATGGCAACGATGATGCTGCCCAAGCGGAATGGTTTGAAATTGACAATCTGCCAGAATTAGCTTTCGATCATTCTGAAATTGTAAAAACTGCTTATCAATATTTATAA
- a CDS encoding SatD family protein has translation MIAVLTADLIDSSSYKTKFLEQVIEMLQMQFEYFEEKLEEKKSNFRIYRGDSLQGIVNRPEKALLCSFLLKSALNKLEFNQNSHIIKADLKLAIGIGSFDLKRDEISESNGEAFQLSGRTLDHMKAGSRKMMLKTPILDINAEFDTSLALFDFIADRWSTASAEVIYYLLQGYKEKKIAQILGISQSAVNQRKKAAGWDPILGLLKRFEEKISATFKGNV, from the coding sequence ATGATTGCAGTATTAACCGCCGACTTAATCGATTCGTCCTCCTATAAGACTAAATTTTTGGAGCAGGTTATCGAAATGCTACAAATGCAATTTGAATATTTTGAAGAAAAATTAGAGGAGAAGAAAAGTAATTTTCGTATTTATCGTGGTGATAGCCTTCAGGGGATTGTTAATAGGCCTGAAAAAGCTTTGCTATGCTCTTTTTTACTGAAATCAGCGCTAAATAAACTTGAATTCAATCAGAACTCGCACATTATTAAAGCAGATTTGAAACTAGCCATAGGAATTGGTAGTTTTGATTTAAAACGGGACGAAATTTCTGAAAGTAATGGAGAAGCTTTTCAACTTTCCGGTAGGACTTTAGATCATATGAAAGCGGGTTCCAGAAAAATGATGTTAAAAACACCGATCCTGGATATCAATGCTGAATTTGATACCAGTTTAGCCCTTTTTGATTTTATTGCAGATCGTTGGAGTACTGCTTCAGCCGAAGTGATTTACTATCTTCTTCAGGGCTACAAAGAAAAAAAAATAGCACAGATTTTAGGGATAAGTCAAAGTGCCGTTAATCAAAGAAAAAAAGCAGCAGGATGGGATCCTATTTTAGGATTGTTAAAGCGTTTTGAAGAAAAAATTTCAGCAACTTTTAAGGGAAATGTATGA
- a CDS encoding HD family phosphohydrolase: MVDFVNKLYKNQALFYKVFLFILTAVLIVYLLPKGGKFKYEIPKGKPWQHESLYAPFDFAILKSDEELKLEREEIAAHNIPYYEYDKTIADRVKNRALEEINEVFSDSILGNYRSIITNFVTSRLDEIYRYGLAQENDRMEPGDLIYLRKGNEAFEIPYKNVFKQGEIRDYINQKIYDANLDRFSNELLEIFFNSVSPNMFYDNEFTERVLQSKLDNISYTRGNIEQGSRVIAKGEVVEGNKYDILRSLKAEYESQVWSKSNYSWIIVGYSALVAMALLMLLLFIQKYRPAIFENNVKVTFIFFNIIFMVMLTTLVVNFDVNYVYVVPLCILPLSLKAFFDARLGMFTHVITVLLLGFIVPNSYEYMFLQIIAGIVTILTISELYKRANLFISVGQITLVYIISYFAFTIIQEGTIEDIKSEVFLTFLLGGLATLFVQPLIYIYEKIFGMVSDMSLLELSDTNSSLLKELSEKAPGTFHHSLNVANLAEAAANEINANAMLVRVGALYHDIGKMENPTYFTENQVSSVNSHDDLAPEESAEIIIDHVIRGIEIARKNNLPDRVIDFIRTHHGTSTVYYFYMKAKEDDDNVNPDDFKYPGPIPFSKETAILMMCDSVEAASKSLKEPTSILIDGFVEKIINKQMEEGQFLNANITFKEIQMIKKILKRKLKNIYHLRVEYPE; this comes from the coding sequence ATGGTGGATTTCGTAAACAAGCTATACAAAAATCAGGCGCTTTTTTACAAAGTTTTCTTATTCATACTAACGGCAGTTTTAATTGTTTATTTACTGCCCAAGGGAGGAAAATTCAAATATGAAATTCCGAAGGGAAAACCTTGGCAGCATGAAAGTTTATACGCCCCATTCGATTTTGCTATTTTAAAATCTGATGAGGAGCTAAAGCTGGAACGCGAAGAAATCGCCGCTCATAATATTCCTTATTATGAATACGATAAGACCATAGCCGATCGTGTAAAGAACCGTGCATTAGAGGAAATTAATGAAGTCTTTAGCGATAGTATCCTGGGGAATTACAGAAGTATTATAACCAATTTTGTTACTTCCAGGCTCGACGAAATTTATCGCTACGGCTTAGCTCAGGAAAATGACCGCATGGAACCGGGGGATCTTATATACCTGAGAAAGGGAAATGAAGCCTTTGAAATTCCATATAAAAATGTTTTTAAACAAGGGGAGATTAGAGATTATATTAACCAAAAAATCTATGATGCTAATCTGGATAGGTTTAGCAACGAGCTTCTGGAAATATTCTTTAACAGTGTCTCGCCAAATATGTTTTATGATAATGAGTTTACCGAACGTGTACTGCAGAGTAAGCTCGACAATATTTCTTATACTCGCGGCAATATAGAACAGGGGAGCAGGGTAATCGCCAAAGGTGAAGTTGTAGAAGGCAATAAGTATGATATCTTACGTTCACTAAAGGCTGAATATGAGTCACAGGTATGGAGTAAATCGAACTACAGCTGGATTATCGTGGGCTATAGTGCACTGGTGGCTATGGCCTTATTAATGCTGCTTCTTTTTATTCAGAAATACCGACCGGCCATTTTCGAAAATAATGTGAAAGTCACATTTATTTTCTTTAACATTATCTTTATGGTGATGTTAACTACGCTAGTGGTGAATTTTGATGTAAATTATGTATATGTAGTACCACTATGTATTCTCCCGCTAAGTTTAAAAGCATTTTTTGATGCACGTTTAGGCATGTTTACGCATGTGATTACCGTATTGCTTTTAGGTTTTATAGTGCCTAATAGTTATGAGTATATGTTTCTTCAGATCATCGCAGGGATTGTAACAATCCTTACGATATCCGAATTATATAAAAGAGCAAATCTATTCATTTCTGTAGGACAGATCACACTGGTTTATATTATTTCGTATTTTGCCTTTACCATTATTCAGGAAGGAACTATCGAAGATATAAAATCCGAAGTTTTCTTGACGTTTTTATTAGGAGGGCTGGCCACATTGTTTGTGCAGCCGCTTATCTATATTTATGAGAAAATTTTCGGAATGGTTTCAGATATGTCGCTTTTAGAACTTTCTGATACCAACAGTTCTTTACTTAAAGAATTGTCAGAAAAAGCGCCGGGCACGTTTCATCACTCTTTAAACGTAGCTAATCTCGCTGAAGCCGCAGCTAACGAAATTAATGCAAATGCCATGTTGGTTAGGGTAGGAGCTTTATATCATGATATCGGGAAAATGGAAAATCCTACGTATTTTACAGAAAACCAGGTTTCATCGGTGAATTCTCATGACGATCTAGCTCCGGAGGAAAGTGCTGAAATTATCATTGATCATGTGATTAGAGGGATAGAAATTGCTCGTAAAAATAACTTGCCAGACCGGGTGATCGACTTTATTCGTACCCACCATGGTACAAGTACAGTCTATTATTTCTATATGAAGGCTAAGGAGGACGATGATAATGTAAATCCAGATGATTTTAAATATCCCGGACCTATTCCTTTTAGTAAAGAAACAGCTATTCTAATGATGTGTGATAGTGTAGAAGCGGCAAGCAAAAGTTTAAAAGAGCCTACTTCCATACTTATTGATGGTTTTGTTGAGAAGATCATCAATAAACAGATGGAAGAAGGCCAGTTTTTAAATGCTAATATTACATTTAAAGAAATCCAGATGATAAAGAAAATTCTTAAGCGAAAACTTAAGAATATCTATCATTTAAGAGTTGAATACCCGGAATAA
- a CDS encoding DUF72 domain-containing protein, translated as MKFGKVDDPGNVDFTLPPDHPQTKEVLNRYEEGKFENVRIGCAKWNRQDLKNFYPRGTKDELSYYATQFNAIELNASFYRIFPDAQFETWYGKATEDFQFSPKIPRIISHIKRLNDTERLVDDVVSNMMPLKEKLGCCFLQMPDNFMPKWMERLEPFFKHWPKEIPLAVELRHTDWYNDRDIANQLNDLLVKYNLASVIVDAAGRRDLLHMRLSNATAFIRYNGANHPSDYTRLDDWLERIGEWYEQGLKQLYFYVHQNLEEASPLLSAYFIEKFNKKFGTDIMIPQTLASKNK; from the coding sequence ATGAAATTTGGAAAGGTTGACGATCCGGGGAACGTAGATTTTACGCTTCCTCCGGATCACCCTCAAACAAAAGAGGTATTAAACAGGTATGAAGAGGGCAAATTTGAAAATGTAAGAATTGGTTGTGCTAAATGGAACAGGCAGGATCTTAAAAATTTTTACCCAAGAGGAACGAAAGATGAACTCTCGTACTATGCAACACAGTTTAATGCGATCGAATTAAATGCTTCTTTTTACCGAATTTTTCCGGATGCTCAATTTGAGACCTGGTATGGGAAAGCTACTGAAGATTTTCAGTTTTCTCCTAAAATTCCAAGGATCATTAGTCATATTAAGCGCCTCAATGATACTGAAAGGCTTGTGGACGACGTAGTTTCCAATATGATGCCTTTAAAAGAGAAATTAGGCTGTTGTTTTTTACAAATGCCAGACAATTTTATGCCTAAGTGGATGGAACGATTGGAACCATTTTTTAAGCACTGGCCAAAAGAAATCCCACTGGCCGTAGAACTACGTCATACCGATTGGTATAATGATCGAGATATAGCGAATCAATTAAATGATTTATTAGTAAAATATAATTTAGCCAGCGTCATTGTAGATGCTGCCGGAAGAAGAGATTTGCTTCACATGCGTTTATCCAATGCCACGGCATTTATTCGCTATAATGGCGCTAACCACCCCTCCGATTATACACGATTAGATGATTGGCTGGAAAGAATAGGAGAGTGGTACGAGCAAGGATTAAAGCAGCTATATTTTTATGTACACCAAAACCTGGAGGAAGCTTCGCCTTTACTTTCCGCTTATTTTATTGAAAAGTTCAATAAAAAATTTGGGACAGATATTATGATCCCACAAACATTAGCTTCAAAAAATAAATGA
- a CDS encoding acetyl-CoA C-acyltransferase, with the protein MNNEVVIVSAARTPIGSFLGSLSDIPATKLGSIAIKGALDKINLKPELVEEVLMGNVVQAGNGQAPARQAALGAGIPSSVPCTTINKVCASGMKSVMQAAQSIMLGDSSIVVAGGMENMSMIPHYLHLRKGQKFGPASMEDGMQKDGLVDAYDKNAMGVCADLCANEYEFSREDQDNFAIKSYERSAAAWAAGKFDQEIVPVEVPQRRGEPVIFKEDEEYKNVRMDKIRSLRPAFSKDGTVTAANASTINDGAGAVVLMSKSKAQELGLEIICTIKGFADAAQEPKWFTTAPAKALPKALAKAGVSQDEIDYFEFNEAFSVVGLANMKILGLSDKKTNVNGGAVSLGHPLGCSGVRILITLINVLKQNNAKLGAAAICNGGGGASAMIIERN; encoded by the coding sequence ATGAATAATGAAGTAGTAATTGTAAGTGCTGCAAGAACACCAATAGGGAGTTTTTTAGGTAGCCTATCAGATATACCAGCCACTAAATTAGGGTCTATTGCCATAAAAGGGGCCTTGGATAAAATAAACCTAAAACCTGAATTAGTAGAGGAAGTACTCATGGGGAATGTAGTGCAGGCAGGTAATGGCCAGGCTCCAGCCAGGCAGGCCGCTTTAGGTGCAGGAATACCAAGCAGTGTACCCTGTACTACCATTAATAAAGTTTGTGCCAGCGGAATGAAGTCTGTGATGCAAGCCGCCCAATCTATTATGCTCGGAGATTCGAGTATTGTGGTGGCTGGAGGAATGGAAAATATGAGTATGATTCCCCACTATCTTCATCTTCGCAAAGGACAAAAATTTGGACCTGCAAGTATGGAAGACGGTATGCAAAAAGATGGTCTTGTAGATGCATACGATAAAAATGCGATGGGAGTTTGTGCTGATCTTTGTGCCAATGAGTATGAATTTTCAAGAGAAGATCAAGATAATTTTGCGATAAAGTCCTATGAACGTTCGGCCGCAGCCTGGGCTGCCGGAAAGTTTGACCAGGAGATCGTTCCGGTTGAAGTTCCACAACGAAGAGGTGAGCCAGTTATTTTTAAAGAGGATGAAGAGTACAAAAATGTACGCATGGACAAAATAAGAAGCCTAAGACCTGCTTTTTCTAAAGATGGAACCGTAACTGCAGCTAATGCTTCTACTATTAATGATGGTGCGGGAGCGGTAGTTTTAATGAGTAAATCAAAAGCCCAGGAATTAGGATTAGAAATTATTTGTACCATAAAGGGTTTTGCCGATGCTGCACAAGAACCAAAATGGTTCACTACCGCACCCGCAAAAGCACTTCCCAAAGCTTTAGCAAAAGCTGGGGTGTCACAGGATGAAATAGATTATTTTGAATTTAATGAAGCATTCTCTGTAGTTGGACTGGCTAATATGAAAATATTAGGGTTATCTGATAAAAAAACCAATGTTAACGGTGGTGCTGTTTCTTTAGGACATCCTCTGGGATGTAGTGGTGTTAGAATTTTAATTACTTTAATTAATGTTCTTAAACAAAACAATGCTAAATTGGGTGCCGCTGCCATTTGCAATGGCGGAGGCGGTGCATCTGCCATGATAATTGAAAGAAATTAA
- a CDS encoding acyl-CoA thioesterase, giving the protein MNFHTRKWIKPQDLNPNQTLFGGRLLEWIDEECALYSIIQLENPKTVTKYMSEIDFRSSAREGDIIEIGIEVVKFGSASLTLKCEVRNKMTRETIIMVDKIVMVALDENGKPKPHGKTRVEFVKDRLADK; this is encoded by the coding sequence ATGAATTTTCATACAAGAAAGTGGATTAAACCACAAGATTTAAACCCAAACCAAACCCTTTTTGGCGGTCGTTTATTAGAATGGATCGATGAAGAATGTGCACTTTATAGTATCATTCAATTAGAAAACCCTAAAACGGTTACCAAGTATATGAGTGAGATCGATTTTAGAAGTTCGGCCAGAGAGGGAGATATTATTGAGATAGGTATTGAGGTCGTAAAATTCGGATCGGCATCTTTAACGCTAAAATGTGAAGTGAGAAATAAGATGACTCGTGAAACGATTATTATGGTAGATAAAATTGTTATGGTGGCACTGGATGAAAACGGTAAACCAAAACCTCATGGAAAAACACGAGTAGAATTTGTAAAAGATCGTTTGGCCGATAAATAA
- a CDS encoding C40 family peptidase — protein MQYGICPLSIVPLRFAPSNESEMISQLLYGEHFKILEERAKWSKIRVAFDAFEAWVQNKQIKKIEEIVYEDLGTQAPELSADLIEFIIDTNQQLTPVPMGASLNANAYLNHKFDGHSVSGVLPKAHIIQSALFYQNSPHLWGGRSPLGVDCSGFTQMVYKLNGYRLKRNAAEQAKQGEALSFIEESEAGDLAFFDDNEGIINHVGIMMQDNYIIHVDEKVRIDRIDHSGIFNTELRRHTHKLRVIKKIV, from the coding sequence ATGCAATACGGTATTTGCCCTCTAAGCATTGTGCCACTTCGCTTTGCCCCATCTAATGAAAGCGAAATGATTTCACAACTTCTTTATGGAGAACACTTTAAAATACTTGAAGAACGTGCAAAATGGAGTAAAATTCGTGTTGCTTTTGATGCTTTTGAAGCCTGGGTTCAGAATAAACAAATCAAAAAAATAGAAGAGATTGTTTATGAAGATTTGGGCACTCAGGCTCCAGAATTATCGGCTGATTTAATTGAATTTATCATTGATACAAATCAGCAACTCACCCCTGTTCCCATGGGGGCATCTTTAAATGCAAATGCTTATTTAAATCATAAATTCGACGGTCATAGCGTAAGCGGTGTACTGCCAAAAGCACATATCATTCAATCTGCTTTATTTTATCAGAATAGTCCGCATTTATGGGGTGGAAGGTCTCCTTTAGGTGTCGACTGCAGTGGTTTTACCCAGATGGTCTATAAACTAAATGGGTATAGACTGAAAAGAAATGCCGCCGAACAGGCAAAACAGGGGGAAGCATTGAGCTTTATTGAGGAAAGTGAAGCTGGTGATTTAGCTTTTTTTGACGATAATGAAGGTATAATTAACCATGTTGGCATTATGATGCAGGATAATTATATTATTCATGTTGATGAAAAAGTTAGAATAGATCGCATCGATCACTCTGGGATTTTTAATACAGAACTACGCAGGCATACCCATAAATTAAGGGTTATAAAAAAGATCGTTTAA
- a CDS encoding DUF3307 domain-containing protein gives MIFLQLFLAHILTDFVFQTSKGVKQKQKKKAKSIFLYLHAFLAGFLSYLLLRDWDQIFVPIVISVTHYVIDLWKLNQKKDNLKYFLLDQLLHIIIIIIVWLYLSSSFEQIGPGFIQLLDSNPFLSVLIAYLLIIFPVGFIIGKATEKWHDEILNNTKEPLSLKAAGRYIGIFERILVLTFILTDNFSAIGFLIAAKSILRFADKNEASARKQTEYVLIGTLMSFSITIIIGLLVRHIAF, from the coding sequence ATGATATTTCTACAACTTTTTTTAGCGCATATTCTTACTGATTTTGTATTTCAAACCTCAAAAGGGGTAAAACAAAAGCAAAAGAAAAAAGCGAAATCTATTTTCCTTTATCTTCATGCATTTTTAGCCGGTTTTCTGTCCTATTTACTTTTAAGGGACTGGGATCAAATTTTTGTTCCAATTGTTATAAGTGTTACCCATTATGTCATCGATCTTTGGAAGCTGAATCAAAAAAAGGACAATCTTAAATACTTCTTATTAGATCAATTACTACACATTATAATAATTATAATCGTCTGGTTATACCTTAGTTCCAGTTTCGAGCAAATTGGGCCCGGGTTTATTCAGTTATTAGATTCCAATCCTTTTTTATCTGTCCTTATTGCGTACTTACTTATTATTTTTCCGGTTGGATTTATTATAGGAAAAGCTACTGAGAAATGGCATGATGAAATTTTAAACAATACAAAAGAACCTCTTAGCTTAAAAGCAGCAGGACGCTATATAGGTATTTTTGAACGTATTTTAGTACTAACTTTTATCTTAACCGATAACTTCTCGGCAATAGGGTTTTTAATCGCTGCCAAATCAATTTTGCGGTTTGCCGATAAAAACGAAGCAAGTGCCCGTAAACAAACAGAATATGTGCTTATCGGGACACTTATGAGTTTTTCTATTACTATCATTATAGGACTATTAGTACGCCATATCGCGTTCTAA
- a CDS encoding NAD-dependent succinate-semialdehyde dehydrogenase gives MITSKNPYTGEVIEEFKEYTKEEINNAIKKADDRYKTWRKVSFSEKSKLLKNAAKELRDNKQSYAEDITQEMGKPITQALAEIEKCAWVCEYYAENAENHLAREIIETDAQKSYVSYEPIGIVLAIMPWNYPFWQVFRFAAPALMAGNIGLLKHASNVMRSANNIQKVFERAGFPDGCFQNLVISSSKIEDILKDKRVKAVTLTGSKPAGSAVAATAGSEIKKSVLELGGSNALVVFKDANIAEAVKTCVQARFQNTGQSCIAGKRLLLHERIAEEFMEEFVKQVKELKSGDTMDEDTFIGTLAREDLAEDLEKQIQDSVKQGAKIVLGGKRDKAYFEPTIITNVKKGMPVFDQETFGPAMAVTTFKEDQEAIDLVNYSDFGLGVSIFTEDFTFAEKIVPAFEDGAVFVNELVKSDPRLPFGGTKISGYGRELSSHGIQEFINRKTVYFNKY, from the coding sequence ATGATCACTTCAAAAAATCCTTATACAGGAGAAGTCATAGAAGAATTTAAAGAATACACTAAAGAGGAAATAAATAATGCCATAAAGAAGGCAGATGATCGCTATAAAACCTGGCGAAAAGTAAGTTTTTCAGAAAAAAGTAAACTTTTGAAAAATGCAGCAAAAGAATTGCGCGATAATAAACAATCCTATGCTGAAGATATTACTCAGGAGATGGGAAAACCTATAACTCAGGCTTTAGCCGAAATAGAAAAATGTGCCTGGGTTTGTGAATATTATGCTGAAAACGCTGAAAATCATCTGGCAAGGGAAATCATTGAAACCGATGCTCAAAAAAGTTATGTAAGTTACGAACCCATTGGTATTGTTTTAGCTATTATGCCCTGGAATTATCCTTTCTGGCAGGTATTTAGATTTGCCGCTCCTGCACTTATGGCCGGTAATATAGGCTTATTAAAACATGCCAGTAATGTGATGCGTTCTGCAAATAATATCCAAAAGGTGTTTGAAAGAGCTGGTTTTCCCGATGGTTGTTTTCAAAATTTGGTGATATCCAGCAGTAAAATAGAGGATATTCTAAAAGATAAACGCGTTAAAGCCGTAACCTTAACCGGAAGTAAACCGGCAGGTAGTGCCGTTGCCGCAACTGCAGGAAGTGAAATTAAGAAATCTGTTTTAGAACTTGGGGGGAGTAATGCACTGGTCGTTTTTAAAGATGCTAATATTGCAGAAGCCGTTAAAACATGTGTACAGGCAAGATTTCAAAATACTGGTCAAAGCTGTATTGCCGGAAAACGCCTGTTACTTCATGAGCGTATAGCAGAAGAATTTATGGAGGAATTTGTGAAGCAGGTAAAAGAGTTAAAAAGTGGGGATACTATGGATGAAGATACCTTTATAGGAACACTCGCCCGTGAAGATCTCGCTGAAGATCTAGAAAAACAAATTCAGGATTCTGTAAAACAGGGGGCAAAAATAGTGCTAGGAGGAAAAAGAGATAAAGCTTATTTTGAGCCAACCATTATTACAAATGTCAAAAAAGGAATGCCTGTTTTCGACCAGGAAACTTTTGGACCAGCCATGGCGGTAACTACTTTTAAAGAAGATCAGGAAGCAATAGATCTGGTCAATTATTCTGACTTTGGCTTGGGAGTTTCTATTTTTACCGAAGATTTTACATTTGCAGAGAAGATCGTACCGGCCTTTGAGGATGGAGCTGTATTTGTAAACGAGCTGGTGAAAAGTGATCCCAGGTTACCTTTTGGTGGTACCAAGATCTCTGGATATGGCAGAGAACTTTCTTCGCATGGTATTCAGGAATTTATAAATAGAAAGACCGTATATTTTAATAAATATTAA
- a CDS encoding mechanosensitive ion channel family protein, translated as MIFQEPNQIEDITEATNTYYTTFIKQLPGIGFGLLLIILGVLIGSAIGNFLTKKIAKRTHDPLMSRFLGKAIKFIIIVVAIILGLKAAGLGAIATGIFTAAGASALILGFAFKDIGENFISGIILAFNRPFNINDTVEIGANFGKVKALEFRYTKLKTFDGKDVYIPNSDVLTKPVTNYTEDGFFRWDFIIGIAYEDNIDAAKKVVMETLAKEPTVIEDDLHENFVIEDQLATSTVNLKVFFWVDTTDFRKMALITKGNVVRTIKEALEEHGFYMPADIQEIKLYGGQKEFPVRLAKETHSD; from the coding sequence ATGATTTTTCAAGAACCAAACCAGATAGAGGACATCACCGAGGCAACAAATACCTATTATACTACTTTCATAAAACAGTTGCCCGGGATAGGATTCGGACTTTTATTGATCATTCTAGGTGTTTTAATAGGTTCAGCAATAGGTAATTTCCTAACCAAAAAAATTGCCAAACGAACCCATGATCCGTTGATGAGCCGTTTTCTTGGAAAAGCGATTAAATTTATTATTATCGTAGTTGCCATTATTCTGGGATTAAAAGCAGCCGGTCTTGGGGCCATAGCCACTGGGATTTTTACGGCTGCTGGTGCAAGTGCATTAATTTTGGGGTTTGCATTTAAAGATATAGGAGAAAATTTTATATCAGGTATAATACTAGCCTTTAATCGACCTTTCAATATTAATGATACCGTAGAAATAGGTGCTAATTTTGGAAAAGTCAAAGCATTAGAGTTTAGGTATACCAAATTAAAAACTTTTGATGGTAAAGATGTATATATTCCAAACAGCGATGTTCTTACCAAGCCTGTTACCAATTATACCGAAGACGGATTTTTTAGATGGGATTTTATAATTGGTATCGCCTATGAAGATAATATTGATGCCGCCAAAAAAGTAGTTATGGAAACTCTTGCGAAAGAGCCTACTGTAATCGAAGATGATTTGCACGAAAATTTTGTGATAGAAGACCAATTAGCAACAAGTACCGTGAACTTAAAAGTTTTCTTTTGGGTAGATACTACCGATTTTAGAAAAATGGCACTTATTACCAAAGGGAATGTGGTTAGAACCATTAAAGAAGCTTTAGAAGAGCATGGTTTTTATATGCCTGCCGATATCCAGGAAATCAAACTTTATGGTGGCCAGAAAGAATTTCCCGTACGACTGGCAAAAGAAACCCACAGTGATTAA
- a CDS encoding transcription elongation factor, producing the protein MKTNKKELFLKSLDAINDKIDQYQSRMDQIKESMENNDIKTDYDEDNKGEMLSNFEKNAGYLSEAQEQKEDLSKIDPEYKNERIGFGSVVETNKKYYFVSIALGEISMENGSKIFAISTKAPIYKALEGKKKGDTFTFNGEEHEITGIA; encoded by the coding sequence ATGAAAACGAATAAGAAAGAGCTATTTCTAAAATCTCTGGACGCGATTAACGACAAAATCGATCAATACCAAAGCCGAATGGATCAAATCAAAGAATCCATGGAAAACAATGATATTAAGACGGATTACGATGAAGATAACAAGGGGGAAATGCTAAGTAATTTTGAGAAAAACGCAGGTTATTTAAGTGAAGCTCAAGAGCAAAAAGAAGATCTTAGTAAAATTGACCCTGAGTATAAAAATGAAAGAATTGGTTTTGGTAGTGTAGTGGAAACCAATAAGAAGTACTACTTCGTTTCCATAGCACTTGGAGAAATAAGTATGGAAAATGGAAGCAAAATCTTTGCAATTTCCACAAAGGCTCCAATTTATAAAGCGCTAGAAGGCAAAAAGAAAGGAGACACCTTTACATTTAACGGCGAGGAACATGAAATCACCGGGATAGCATAA